The genomic stretch atccaaatcataatcaacatcatacacgacaacatctcaattatcatcaacatcatacaaaaccatatctcaattatcattaacatcatatgcaacaacatctcatccaacaacatatcaacaacaaccaatacaagtgcaacacttatgcaatatactcaacaccgactcgatatgcatgtggtaccaaatacGAACACACAAGTTCATCTCACTTCATGATCTCCACCATATGATTGATTCCCTCTGATCTTGGAATCAGAGCACACAAAAAtcgttaccatcaccataggtaacgcttcactaatcccccataataggaattagctactcgcacctGATCCATCATAAcgggatcgaggctcaccaaaactcgttaccaccaacatatgtaacgcttcactaatcccctATAATAAaaattagctactcgcacccaatccatcaccatagaatcgaggctcaccaaaattaGACCTAAGCACGTACACCAAGATGCAcgactctcaaataacatgcattaatacaacaaggttcacctaaatgatccccacacacatctcattatgtatgcatcacaccattcatcatgcaacaaccaattcatgttaccacatgaatagTATCAATAAACAACAGCAATTCGTCAACATCTTGACATCATCGGCATAACAATATAATCATCACACaatgatattacaacaatgcaacgattcatcaaccaaacatataaaccaatacatttattAACATATTAGGCATATGAATATTATTAAAATATTTCAACAATCACTACCATGTTATAGGTCTGAGCtttagctttctaacgcttcaaacgccaTAAAAATCGGACTTACGAAATGAAAGTTATAaccaaaatcgtcgggatgtGTCAACAATTCCTTAACCGAACGTATgaacaaaaacttcaccaacatagtaggcataggaataatactcaatcaattcacttatcaccatcatATTATGTCTCTTAGAGTCAGTTTTCTAATTCTTCAAACCCCAACCaaaaatgattcacgagttgaaagttacgatcaaaaccgtgcacgaaggcgttactaaaaagttattttctaaaatttccaacacaattttcatcttcttcaaccccaaaaacatccatgaaataatcaccaaaattattttattcatGAAACAATGTTATAGCCCTCTATTTCAgatatccaacgcttcaaacgacactcgatttggacttacggatcaaaagttatgaccaaaacaATTTCGACCGGAAAACATTAAAAAAAGCTCACGATTGTGACGGACAAAATGCGGAATTTTCTGCGTCTTTCATCGTTGGAGGtcttccggacctccgatttcgattccgtaaaaagccgAACACTCAGAAAATTACAACTCATGCAATACTCTAATTATTtaaagttaatttacagttttaacacaattaaatcatttaatcacaattttaagattatgcctaaaaccttcaAAATTATAACAATGGTGAATATAAGTTCAATCATAAAAACAGAAAACTACACACATATAAGACACAcgaaattcatcatataatcatcataacatccaaattcaaaattatgaatcaaaacagCCAACCTtaaggaggttaagggttcctTCATTCTATCATTCTATCATACCCtttactattggaacaagttctcacccttaccttagatttttCATGCACACTTCAAGTTCTAATAATGGAGTTTTCCTTTAGCACTAACCATTGTCTCTTCTCACCACAAAATTATATTTGACGTAAAACCCTCCAAACTCTCTTACTAACCTTTTAATCATTAACCTAATCTCCCCTCAATTAGGAACTTCCACCATTGCCCTCACTTATCATCTTATTTACCACCATACCTTTCTTGCCTCTAATACAAataatattcttctttttctccctattatttttactcttttattttattccaactaattaaataaaatagttatgggctaattattaaaaattctcattatccctattaaataagtaaaataactaagttttattatttaattaagatgctcatattctagttattttattatttatttaattaattcgaataaaatactatttatttcaatcattaattaaaaatataattaattatcAACAACTATATCAAACTCTTACTCCCTCCATACTTTTATTTCAAGGATATCTATCCCCACAATCATACACAATTTATTTAAAACATTCATTAATCatataaaaatttaaataactcaaattaattaattaattaaattcggggtgttacatttGATCCGGTGGTCATTTCTGATTGTTTCGACTTTTTTTTGCTGGTTTGTTATAGTGGGAGAGATTGgttttgttttcaattgtttCATTTTGAACTTGATGGTTGTTGTTCTCAAGCTACAATTCGCTAGTGTTGGCGGTGGATTCTTGATTTTAATATCCGGTTCTTTCTAGATCCGATGAAAACTGCAATTTTTAAGGTATTTGGATTTGGACACCACAATGGTGTTTTTGTAGTGGTTAAAGCCTCATCGCGATTGCAAGGTTCTTTCGTCGTCCGTTAGGATGCCTTTGAACTTGCTTGCCACAATCTGCTTTGAGTAGGCTTGAAAGAGCTATTGAGCTCGTTGTGGTTTATTTCACAAAGGTTACTGATATTGTCCATGTTGGTGGTCGGAACCCTCACCATTTTTCATAAATTGGATTTGATTAGTCAAGCTTGTCTCTTGTTCGTTTAAAATATTTGTGACTTTTTACACACTTCTTTTTTGCAACTTGGTTTCGAGTACCACGTTGAATTCGCCGAATTATGCTTTGTGTGTATTTATAAGCTTTGCATTAGGTTATTTAATGAATTTTTGTCCTGTTTGTTTATTTACCTACACTTTTGTTTTTCTCAGTTTGATTACTATTTAGGATTGATTGATATGTGCTTGTTGGGTTAGATTTATGTCTACCGAAATAGTACATTTTCTttgacttaaaataaataaatagaaaagTTTGAAAAACATTAATGAAATGACAATCTTATCCCTAGAGAATATAGATTGTATGAAGTGAAATAGCAGGGGTTTGAGAAAAGGGGTTTTAAGAACCCAACTCAGCCAAACAAAACTCCCATTTCTTCTCCTCCTTCATCTTTCTGTGCGAAAAAAAGCAATGGAAGGAGCGTCGTACGCACGCATGCCGAGGGTGAAAATCCGCGAGCTAAAAGATGATTACATGAAGTTCGAGCTTCGCGACACCGACGCTAGTGTGGCAAACGCGCTTCGGCGCGTGATGATATCGGAGGTTCCGACCATCGCAATCGACCTAGTGGAAATCGAGGTCAACTCCTCCGTTCTCAACGACGAGTTCATTGCTCACAGACTCGGTCTTATTCCACTCACAAGCGAACGTGCTATGGCCATGCGGTTCTCGCGTGACTGTGATGCGTGTGATGGTGATGGACAGTGTGAGTATTGTTCCGTTGAGTTTCATCTTAGGGTTAAGTGTATTACTGATCAGACACTTGATGTTACGAGTAAGGATCTTTATAGCTCTGATCATACTGTTGTTCCTGTTGATTTCTCTGGTGGTGACCCTTCTTCCGTTGAATCTGCTGATGGAAGGTTCGGTTCCTccttctttttttcttttaaaccctaattttttcAAACTGGGGATTTGTCATTTgtcatttttttttcaaatggGTCTATGTTTTTTTTCAAATGGGTCTTATAAAACCCTTAAGTATTTTGATGTTCTAGTTAATGCCAGAGGGTTTTAGTTTTGGGTTTAATTGGAGGATATTTGTGATTTGAGTTTTTGTGTGTGTTCAATGTAGGGGGATTATAATTGTGAAGTTGAGGCGAGGTCAGGAGCTGAGGCTGAGAGCAATTGCTAGGAAGGGGATTGGTAAGGATCATGCGAAATGGTCTCCAGCAGCAACTGTTACTTTCATGTATGAACCAGAGATTCACATTAATGAAGATTTGATGGAGTCTTTGTCACTTGAGGAGAAAAAAGAGTGGATTGATAGTAGTCCTACCCGTGTGTTTGACATTGATCCTGTCACACAACAGGTTTGCCTTTTCTCCCATGTCTTCTTGTGATTTTGCTTATGAGCATTTCACTTATTCCATCAGTAATGCCACATTACTGTTTCCTGATACTTGTGCTCTTTAATTTTTTAGCTTTCCAAATATTCACCTGCATGTCTTCTCAATACTTTAATGTTTGTTTTTATCATTGGTTTGTGTATTTTTGTCCTCTTTCCGTGTTCAGTGATGGGTTTCTGTGATTTAATGTTTGAATGATGCTACTTGTGAGCAAAGTAAGTGTAACCTTTACTTTCTGACGATCTTCACTTCACACTACCATTCTAGAAATTGCTAACAAGTTATGTTGTACTTGATCCCATAGTTATCAATCCCAAATAGAGGCATGGAGTGGGTGGCCCTTAAATTGCTATATTGGGCTGTCGAATGGCCTTATATCAAAGATTATAGATTCAATGTTGTCAAAAAAAATTGTAGATTCAACATAAATAATAAATTGCGTGTATACACGTGTGTGTAGGATCTTGAGTAGATCAAAAAATGATGAAGATGAAATACCACAGTGCCTCTATAAAAGGGAAGCAAAGCAAACAAAATAAGCCGGTTTGTTTTTAAATGAGCTTGATGACCCAATAACAAATAAATGTAGTAAAAATATTTAAAATACTTGACATTGAAAGGGTGTATAAGTTCCCGATGCTATTAAAATACTTAACAGAACTACTCAGGCGTCATCCATATAACAGGATTCTGATAAAAAAGGCATATAATATAATAGGATTCATAATTAATATATATGTCTGTGAACACATGTCATAGGTAGGATCTTGAACTAGGCAACCTTGGATTAGAGGATAAGAAAAGAATAGAGCTGCATACCGTGACAAAGGGGATCATACAGATGCCTTAGCAGCAGACATGGAAGTAAGTGTGTGGTTGAGATCATGTAGTAGGGGTCACCAGTGACTAATGGTTGCTAGAAACACAGAAAAATAAGCAAAATGGGCTTTACTTTCCATGAACCATTAGTGGTGCAAATAACTGTAAATGAATACAATTTTGACCTAAATCCATACCGCAACTATAATATGATGGGCATGACCTAAAACTATTCAATGACCCAAGTTTGGTAGTGGCCACGACCTGCAACACGCCACAACACCGTTTTAGTGCCTGATTAAAAATTGTTTTATCTCAGCAAAGACATAATTTAAGATATCAATGTTAACTGGGAAAGTAAAAGCAGTGCTTGAACGAATGTGAGGGATTTACAAATCACTATACTTGGCAGGTTCTGAGCTACCTATTTCACAATGATTCTTAGGATTTAAAGGAAGTTACAATAAATGTTATTAATATCCAGATTTAAAATATTGTTTGTGATGGTTGTTTAGCATTCTTAATTGATATCTGATCAATGCTGACTGTCAACTATAAGTGTTGTAAATACCCTTTATCTTGTGCGTTTTTTTGATAATTAGTTCTTAAAATCCATTGTTAATTTTTATTGGTTTGTTTCTTACTATAAATCCTTCATTGGTGTATTTATCGTACTGAACTTTTTGTACCGATTAGGTGTCGGTGGTTGACGCTGAGGCATACAGTTACGATGATGAGGTGATTAAGAAAGCGGAAGCAATGGGAAAGCCTGGTCTTGTCGAAATCACTGCAAAGCAAGATAGCTTCATTTTCACAGTCGAATCTACTGGAGCAGTTAAAGCTTCTCAACTATTGCTAAATGCCATTGAAATTGTGAAGCAGAAGCTGGATGCTGTGAGGCTCTCTGAAGATACAGTGGAGGCTGATGATCAATTTGGGGAACTAGGTGCACATATGCGAGGAGGATGATTTAGTAGGATTTCAGACATGTTTCCCTCAGAACTTGTTTGTTGCATTGCATGTCGTTTTTAACTCAACACGTGCAATATGTACTTAACTTTTTGAACCAAATATGCTAATTTGCTAAACTTAGAAGCAGTGGTTAGCTTAACTCTTTGAACTAAATATGCACACATACTCACATGATTGAGATTATTAACTCAATTTGGCTATAACTAAGTTGAAGCTTTGGGTTACTGAAGTCACTTGAACTGTTTATATACAATCTTAATCCGATAGATTTTATTTAACTTAAAGCATAGAGCAACTCCAATAGGTTCATGCTCCATTAGAACATTTTCTGGGGGAACATAATACTAACAGATTTATTTTTTCTATACCCAAAAATATTAGCATTAGATGTAGAGTGACTACTAGTCCATTTAGATTTCTTTCATAGTTGTATCTAAATCAATTAGGTTGTAACTTGTAGTCTATCAGAGGAAAAAGTTTTTTAAATGGCTGTGGTACCGAATGGCTCGTAAGAATAAGTGTAACTATATGCCTTAGTGTCGGTCAGAGGTAACTTGCCACCCCGCACTTATACAATTTTTCGTATTTTTGAAAAATCTCGCATTTGTATTGGACTTTTTTGAAAATATTTCGGTGAAGAAatatcaaaaatttccaaaaattcaatatttttctaAGAAATTTTAAACCTATATTAAAAATTGTCAAAATTTtcagaaaaaaaatcaaaacttATGCAAATTTCACATTTTTCGGATACATGAAATTTTAAAGTTTCCGGTATACCAGAAACTTTGCCTGTACTTCAAATTTCCGGTAGCAGataaatattttatttgtgtaGTCTAGAGCCGGTAGAGTCTTCTATAGATTCGTGTACATATTTTACGCAGTTCTTCACCACTTATGCAATATGTTTTCTATGTAACAAgtttaatttaaatatttttccGCCTTTATAAGATATTGATAGTATATTTTTTATATGATGTAAATGACAAATATTTAAGTCTCAGTCAGAAGTATTAGCATGAACACTAAATATTACAAACAACATGGTATTATTGTTGTGACTATTCGTTCTGATACTGCAAATGGCAAGCGAGGTAGGAAAGATAATCTGGTTATGGATTGTGAAAGAGGaggaaattataaaaggaataATGCATCTGAAAGTAGTAAATTTTCAGAGGGCATTTATAGTACGAAAGTGAAATGTCCTTTTAGGCTGGAGATCTGCGCCGAGAGGTAGCGGTTGGAAGGTGATAGTTAGGTGTGGATTGCACAATCATAAACTATCTAAGGATTTAGAAGGTTATGACATATTGGGTCGTCTAAAAGTTCATGAAAGACAGTTTGTAAATGACATGACGAAGTACAACATGACTCAATGATACATAATTGCTGCTTTGAAAGACAAAGATCCAAAAAACCTCACCAGTGTTACCCAAGTGTATAAAGGTAAAACTACATACAATGCGTACAAGAGATGTTCACTGACGGAAACGCAAATGTTGTTGAGTCTTATTCATAGCGAAAAATACATGTCTTGGACTAGAAATAGGGAATACTTAAATGTTATTGTTGATATCTTCTGGACACATCCTGATTTAGTGAAGTTGTTGAATATGTTTTATTTGGTGTTGATTTTTTATTGTACATACAAGACAAATAGGTAATGTGCATCGTGATCATGCTTTGATATCTTTTCGACATACTTTGATTTACCATATTTTTGATTATGTGCATCATGATCATGCAGGTACCGACTACCACTACTTGAGATTGTTGGTGTTACGTCAACAAAATTGACGTTTTCGGTAGGCTTTGCCTATTTGGAACATGAAAGGGAGGAGAACTTCAAATGGACACTAGAGAAGCTCAAAGAGCTATTCTCTTCCGATAAATTGCTACTGAAGGTTGTGTTGACAGACCAGAAACTTGCATTGATGAATGCCAGGGAAGTTGTGTTTTCAAATTCAACTCATTTGTTGTGTTCATTCCATATTTCAGAAAACGTTAGCACGAAATATAAAGAGTATGTTAAATCAGAAAGACAAAAACATGTCATGGATCTATTGAACAACATCATGTATGCTAATAGAGAAACTGAGTTTGTCGTACACTTGAAGAACTTTGAGACTGTTTGTGCTGATATTCTTTTATTTGTTGAGTATGTGAGTGAAGCATGGTTGACACCTTATAAAGAAAGGTTTGTTGTTGTTTGGACTAACATAGTCACTCATTTAGGGAACACAACAACGAACAGGTACGCTGGCGTCATTTTGATGTTATTACATTACTAAACATCATTTAACATATATTTCTAGTTATGATTTTTAGGGTGGAGTCTACTCATTGGAGACTAAAAAACATGTTGACTACAAGCTGGAGAGATTTATGACGAAGTTGGGATGCAGTGAACACCATGTTGAAGTTGCAACTAGGTTCAATTAGGGTCTCATTTCAAAAAATTATTGTCAACATTGAGCATCAATATAACACTCCATTCTATACCAACTTGCATGATTTTATTTCAAGACAGTGTATACAACACATTGGAAACTAGAAAGGATAAAATTTGTTGGTGCAAGCAAAGATACTTGTGGTTGCTTCATTAGAACAACACATGGGTTACCATATGCATGTCAACTTGTCGGTTTCCAAATACAAGACAATCCTCTTCTTTTAGAACTAATTCATGTTTTTTTTGGAAGAAATTACATATTTAAGAGCATGATCTCTTTGTAGTTTGACTCCCTTGCGATCCCTCACCATACTCCCACTGTGAAAGATCACGATGCACATCACTCTCTTAACTCTTTTTACTCCTTTTATTCCCCCGCTTTGACTTATACTTCACCGACGATGGACACATAGAAATTATGGATGAATGTGTTAgttcccgaacctttttcttcAACACCCCTGGCCTACAATAtccaaaatactaaaaatatgtcttCAACTCTTCACACACTAAGTCAACCGTCAAGTATGTTGGGTCAAAGTCAACCGTCCACTGTATCTTCGAGGCATCTTTACTTGTCTCAGTTTAGTGTTTTCTTTCATCCATACATTTATGACATTGTTGATGTGGATGACAATTGAAATTATGGTTTTCAGACTATTGCAGCTTTACTTGGATGAGTCGAAGAGTCATGAACTTTGATTCAGACGTAGTTAGATACTCAAATTCATCAACACTCTCAATTATTTTCCAGTTTATTCCATGATACGATCTCTGAAGTTAGAAATACATTACGAGTAGAACACTTTGGTGTGCAGGATACTGATAAATGGATGACAATTCCTGATATGGGTTACCTTATTGCTTGTAGATACATTGTCGTATTTGTCTCTATGTCAAAGAGACTTAAGATTATCTTTTCCCTCTTACCTTAGTTCCACCCATGTATACAAGCAAACATAAAATCATTATTGTTGATTTTGTCAATAGCAATCATTGGGTTCGGGTAAAGTTGAAACCTGATAGTCCATTACCATCTGTCACTGACCATTGGAGTCAAAACTGTACTCAAGATGGCAAAGCATTAGAATCAGTATATGCAGGACGAATTAGACACTAGGAAGATGAAGTTAGGAAGTCATCCTAATTTATTTTGTAATATAGTATGTAACACAGTTTTTATTATATGCATATATTATACGTGGTGATTTTTTTTATCGGTACATTTATGCACATTTTTATGGAAAATACCAAAAAATTTAAGTATTTTTAAAAATTCTGGCACATAccaaaaattttaaaatttctGAAATCTTGTGACATTTCAaaaatttttcataattttcgATTTACCTCCATCGAAAATTTTATAATTTTCGATAAAAACACTTCAGACATATATCAAAAATTTACAATTTCCGATATGTTTTTTTCAAAAATTCTAAATTCACGATGTATGTCTCTTTATTGCGGTAAAAAAAAAGtataaatttcaaaaaaaaaatcgGTACGGACTACACATTTCCAGTAAAAAcctataaattttaaaaatttcTGAAATTTATAAAAGGGTATAATAGTAAAAATGTGTTTTAAATGGAGGGTGTTAGATATAATTGTGAACTGACAAGTTAAAACCACGTAGGTTGTTAAAGAGTTATAGTCTTGGAGTAAGAAAAATGTAAATAAAACCTATTAAAACTATTTCCCATTTAAATTGTAAGGATTTAGCAATGTAGTCTCAAACTAATATTAATTTAGAGTGCGACCTAGAAATAACTGTTAAGTCCTCAAAATTATTAGACTTAGCAATATAGCCCCTTTAAATTTACGAAACATGTAGTCTATTAAattggaaagaaaaaaaaattaaaaagttATAAGACTTATACGTTGTCTTGAATGTTGGGTTCTCTTCTAAGCATCAAGAGAAAATTATAAGAATCTATCAGTATGCGGACGCAACTGAATTTAGGGACTTTGGTTGACAGAGAAGCTGTTCCTCAGCTAGTCCCCGAGTATTTTATCATCCACCTCCCCCTTGTATTGGTCTTCTTATTATATATAAAATGGCTTGAATTTCTTCCTTAAAACAAGATTATTGTGCTAAATGGCAATCTTACATAAGTTGTTCACGCAAATATCTTCCAATAAGTTGTTGTTTGTTACTGAAGTGACATTTTTGTTATAAACAGAATATATTTGCATTGCTAAAATGATTTATAAAGTTTTTATACCTGTTCTGGGAAATAAAGTTTAAAAGAGAACGCACACTAAGGTCCAGAAGAACTCGACGCTGAGATTTGCAGAAACCAGATGTCAAGATTTGGGTAAATGAGCAAAAGCAGGAAGAAAAAAAACATGGTTCTAATTAACTCAGCAGGGACTTCATATGGCATTGATTTAAACTATCTAAGGATTACAAAAGGAGAGGCTTCAGTGTGATATACATTTCGAAAATTTTGTGGGAACCTGATGAATGATTTATGTTACGGACAACTGATCACTACTAGAAAGAGGTGAATAATTTACCGGATCATATTGGGTATTTCAAACAACTTACTACTTGTATGCTAATGGACCAGATCTAGATACTGCAAATCTAGGAAGTGGACTGGGTCCAGTACTACCAGAAGCTGAGCCCTCAACAGATCTAACCTTATTTCGGCTTGCACCATAATCCAATGGCCCAGAACGACGGGTGTTCCTTAAGCTGCTAATATCAGCCTCATAGATGTGCTCTTGGCTATGTGATGATGATCCTTTAAAGTATCCTGAATCATTGCCATAATACGGAGATGTGGAGTCCCCGCGAGGATGCCTCGTGACAGGAGAAGCATGGGCTAACGATATAGCAGGTGAATGTCGCGGTGAGGCGTTCAGTATTGCCAATGGAGTCGATGGAGTATCAGCATAGTATTGACTGTAGACTGAGCGAAGAATGGCATAAGGAACATGAGTTTCCAGCGAACTTCGTGGAAGGTATGGTGAAATCTCACAAAGTTGGTCTAGGAAGATAAGTTGTGCTACAAGATGAGATCTGTGcataaaatcaaaatataaaacATCTTAGAAAACTTCAAAAGGAAAGACTAGTGATTCGGATAAACCAGAGCACTGATGCAGAGCCATAGGTGAATTCTGCCTCAAATAAAAAGTATTCAAGCAAAATCGAATATAGGTACCTCTGTGTTTCACTCCAAGAATCCAGTATCATCTCTGCAGAGAGTTTCACAAATAACTGCAGTGTGGAATTGATGCTTGCTTCAGCTGACATATGATTTGATAATTCAGGATCCATTTCCTCACTGGCATGCCCATTGTTTAAAGACTGCCGATGCTGATGTTCACGTTCCAATCTAACAAACTCACTTCCAGCAATCACTGCAGAAATGCATCTGCCCAGTATTACATGGTTAGAGAGAGAAATGATACCAAATATAATTGCACTATGGAATCAAAATACTAATAAATAAATTATTTCCAACTCCGATATAATTACTAGATAGTGGTGAATCCAATGACACGTGCGAAATTATAAGCATGCAGAAATAAGTTTCAAATCATTGTTAAGTATTAAGCTCCATCATGTTCAAAGACTAGAGAAATTTAGTCAAAAACATAACTACACTGACCTTGCCAAGCAATGGATGTTATTACTAAACCCCTCAGTGTCAACATTAAATGCCGTGGTGGACCATATATTAGATGTCATGAATGTTGCAAATAAGTATGGTAACAAGCTCCATGAACCATCACTTGCACCACCAACATCCTCTAAAATTGATCTTACCCAAATGGAATCATGGTCACTTACAACACCTGCAGTATTTGCCACTGTTCTCATTCTCCTGATCTCTTCCTTTTCTGGTACTCCGTCAGGTAGATGTTTAACCACCCCAGTTAACAGTGAATATATCAAGGGGGCGCCTTCTTCGAGTATGGCACCAGAAGCCTCAGATAGTAGCCTATCAAAAGCCAGGGCCAGACCAGCTTGAATACAAAAACCTATCACAGTTTCCAGATCAACTATTTGCTTCATAGAAGCTTCTCTTTCAATTCTATCACCAGCATGAAGACTAGAAGCAACTGCTTCTAGCACATCACGATTTGATCGCAATGAGGTGTCGATGCAATTTAAAAGTGCAGCAGTGTGCTCTTTAAGCATTCTATCTAGCCTGTCTACTCCATAGCCACCAAAAATACGTACAAAAGCCTGCAGCTCACTTAGATCTGTGACTGATTCTGCAAAGTATCCACCAACAGGCCTTGTACTCCTGAAGCATTTATGAATTGGAACAAACAATATCCCAGCACCGGATACATCCTTGATTATATTTTCGATATACCAATTGCACACAGATTCAGTGGCCGATCCTGTATGTTGGTCTATTGGCTTCTCAAACAAATGCAGAGAAGAAACTGGTCCTGAAAAGGCTTCTAAAAGCAAAACTTCACGAATACCCTGTGTAATGTCCATGCTGATGTGCTGCTCTGCAAGATGCACAATGCTAACATGTCTCCGAATCAGTGATTCCAGAACAGAAGGCCGTTGAAGATCATTATCTGTTTTCAAAACACCAAGCAACCTTCTTCTGAAATTACCAAGAACGCATTCTCTCATGTACTGCACAAATAGTTTGAGGTGTTAAAGTAATAACAGTAGAATTGATGTTTGGTTCTTAAACAGCGCAGTTAGATAGGGTGGGAGTGACATATGGGTTGATCCATTACTAGCTGAACCAGTGTCGGATTCGGATCCTCTATGTAAGGGATGGTAGTCAAGAGTGAAGTGCAGAATCGATTACAATAATAAAATCAATAACTTCAAATAAGTACAATAGAGTGAAAGATAATCACTTTGACCTCCAAACTTCAGGGAATGTAACTCCAAATGGATATTAGTTATAATGTAATAAATACAAGCAACTATTTATTTCTTAATTTATTACAACTTCAATCTAGATAA from Lathyrus oleraceus cultivar Zhongwan6 chromosome 7, CAAS_Psat_ZW6_1.0, whole genome shotgun sequence encodes the following:
- the LOC127100357 gene encoding DNA-directed RNA polymerases II, IV and V subunit 3, with the translated sequence MEGASYARMPRVKIRELKDDYMKFELRDTDASVANALRRVMISEVPTIAIDLVEIEVNSSVLNDEFIAHRLGLIPLTSERAMAMRFSRDCDACDGDGQCEYCSVEFHLRVKCITDQTLDVTSKDLYSSDHTVVPVDFSGGDPSSVESADGRGIIIVKLRRGQELRLRAIARKGIGKDHAKWSPAATVTFMYEPEIHINEDLMESLSLEEKKEWIDSSPTRVFDIDPVTQQVSVVDAEAYSYDDEVIKKAEAMGKPGLVEITAKQDSFIFTVESTGAVKASQLLLNAIEIVKQKLDAVRLSEDTVEADDQFGELGAHMRGG